In Silurus meridionalis isolate SWU-2019-XX chromosome 7, ASM1480568v1, whole genome shotgun sequence, the genomic stretch CTGTATCGTTACAACCCTACTAAATATGTGACCGATTTGCCTGACAAAATGGTCAGACCTTGTCAGTGTTCTATATTCCTCAAGTTGTTCGACAGGTAGCATGGACCcaggtttgatcctgagctcaggttagtGTGAagtttttatgcttttaatgtttttttttttgtaggtttaTTTAAGACTGTTTCCTTCCTACCACTGAAAATCATGCTAGTAAGTGGTTTGGCTAAAGATAATGTGTGTGATATGGTCCATGTGTATCCATTTCACACTCTGTGATCACGGGATATGGTCTGGATCCACACTGACCTTGACCAGTTACTGAATGTGACTGAAAGAATCCTCTGAGACCAGACACATCACAGTTTTCACAGTCTGGTCTCTGCATATTAATCAAAACAAATTGTACATTTGGATTATTACTTGTGCTGATGAGAGAAAAGCTGATGTACCTCAGGATTATTTTGCTCCAGTGTTTACCTTGCCTGACACATATTGTGTCACTTTACAACTAATTTAATGATTCTTTTATGGTTTGCACTAGGGGTTTTTCCTCAGAGCTACTCAAGTCTTCCAGTaatttaaaacctttaaatatGGTCACGAAAGATAAGCATTGACATGCTGAATCATTTTAGTATAGGTCCTTTTTGCCAATAAGTCAAATAATGAATTCAGCTTCATACAGTTTTGCAAATTGtgctgtatatttgtgtgtgtgtgtgtgtgtgtgtgtgtgcacgtgtgtgagATGTGAAGCTGCACTTAGTCATGAAATGAAATACACTGTTTTGAACATATCTGCATTTAGTGAAAAAAAGGCAacacaataaaattatttaaaaacctttattgTTGATATTGTATGAAGATCATTTGAGAAAATACCtatttataaattgtaaatgCATTAGCTATGTTATGTACAACTCTACATAAAAAACATGAAGGTAATTGTAATGATTATCATCAAAACTGATAGTCTTACACTGTAgttctttacatttttcagcTGCAGCATTCGAGATGGTAGTCTGCTTATTTACGCTGCCTTACTGCACATTccgtttaaataaatgtgaaatttgcTCATGTAAGAGCAGTTTTGAGCATCTGATTTATACAACAGATGTATAttctcgtttctttttttttttggctccaGAAtttgattttcaaaaagcacatatgggtgtgactGTCAGATCCATAAACATTTGTATAGCTTTAATAGACTTTTGCATACAAGTGTGCACACATGCATTTAATATCATAGGAAAAGTGACTCCCAAATGTAATGTCCCAAATATATGTCCTCAATTATATACTGTAGGCAAATGGAACTTTCTCCAAAAAAACGTCTTGAGAAACTCCCCCAGCCCCCAAACCCACACACCCTCTGCCCGGTCGAGGACCGCTGGTCAGTCATATGGATATACCGCAGTGTCTCAGTGCAAGTGCACAGCTAAATCAGCACCATTGACGTACAAGGACAAACTCTCTAATGAATATTTAGAAGCTCAGGTATAACCTATAGCCAAATtcatacacaaaaacatacagcctGGGATGATCAAGATGTGGCGTTGTCTGGTTGtgttaattatttacttttacttgtacGAGCATAATCATGAACAGATAGGGGGTAAATGTGTTGTGCATTTATGGAATAATATGACTAAGATGTGCTGGTACTGGAGCTGCTATTTTTGGAGAAGACCAATTTTAAACCATGGTGCATTTGTGTTCCTATGAAATGGCTGAATCATAATAGGAAATGATTCCTTTCAGGCTCTGCAAAATATTCAGTGTTAAAATCAGATTGTAAAATTCAATCTTCTGACACAGCAATTACAAGTCACTGAATTTACCTCCATGATTAAAAGTGCCTGAAGAAAGGTACATTACAACATACCTGAGTTAAAcaataatcaaataattaaaatacagaCATCCTGCTAAGGAGGGAGCAGTTCAAATGtgaagtaaatattttacattaagcaacaggcaaataaaaaaagaagataagGGCTGAAGGTAATTTTATACTTGTGTGAAACAGATCTGTACTATAATTAGTAACTTGCCACCACTGCCACCTCATGGCACATGAAGAAATCACAAAGCCTgagttgtatattttatatagacacaaaataaaactaaactaacGGCATGATTAAAAATTTAATAGAAACAAATGCAACACAATTACTCTCGAGTCCTTTGTACATGAATTACATCTAATGTCATTAAGTCATTATGCATAAATGCTCCCATGTGCTTCTGTGATCCCAGAGATCTTTTTTTCAAGGAAGAAGAACATATAACGATGTGTACCTTTTCCACTTTGTTCACTACTCAGCAACAGGTACACTAACAACACGTCATGTCACACTCTCTTACCTTGTATGACTGTATTATTTAACACGTAGCACCATGTATTAATCATATAGCATGCTGTCAGAGATTTTTATGTTGTAGCACCCAAGTAGAGATCTAAACAATATCGGACACCGATCATGAAAATGGAAAAGCGCTGTAAAAATGGGTACCAAAGCAGTTGAGCCAAACAGAAGAGAGATTCACATTGTGCCTCTGATGCAGGTTTCTTTTGTACTATACTTTTGGTTAGCCAGTGGTGCTCAGGTTGCTCCTGGCTGGCCACGACTCTTCAAACTGTTGAAGTGGGCTTCTCTAAGGATGCAGTTGATATGATGGTAAGGGTCATCAGCTTTGCACAGTGGGAAGGCCGTCTCATTTCCCATCTGACCAGAGGTGCTAGGGCTACAGGAATCCTCACACTTTCCATTTTGCTCTACAGACTGGCAGATAGAGCCTGCTCCTGCCAGCTTCTCTGGGCTGCTAATGCAACTGCTATCACTACTGGAAGACTGTTATGGAGAACAGAAAAAATGTCCTTCAAAAATGTGGGCAAAtatcttttacattttgcatgctttctttttaattaaagtaGGGAAAAGCTAATCAAAGTCCTCACCTCACAGTCCCATACATCATGGGATAGCTCCGAAAAGAAAGGATGACCTGGATACCTCTTAGCTTGAGGTAGAATTTGCTCTTCCGCGGCATCGCAGCTGTGACGCCGTTTTCTGTTTGGAAAAGGTGCTCATTTTCAGCAATCTTTGGACTAATTCATCATAACAGCCATCATAAGGTCGAGTTAAAATCTTAAAAGGAAATTCAACGTGCTTTTTCAGTTTCTCTCCGTCTCAATCATAGAACCTATGTTATAACCACAGCCAACTTGTTTCCCTGAGAGAAGAACGGAAAACCAGTTTTTACCAGAcatattatgttatatatttacttaaggAAAAGCTACTCCACATTTTAGCCagttatagttacatttaatgttgaggACTGTCCATCTATCAActtggttccatttatcactcTGTTATAGAAGCATTAAACAgtccctgtttttttctgtcttgtaCATGAGACATGTCATGTCTCACAGAAATGTCTTCTTACAGGAAGCTTCGCAAAATCAGTAATGTTTCGTTGGTAAATAACAACACACGTCGAATCCGTTCACCTAAACACCTATTTTATCTTTTACTCATAGCATTACACAAGGACTGCTTTGGCTAGActttcctgtgtttttctcaTACTTAGACCTTCACTGTTAAGCTAATGGCTGAAGCTGGGAATCTGTGTTATATAATCACACATTATTTTGACAGCTACAGATGCAGTGGACATTTTATTCCCTTAACTATATATACACCTCATAATGATCAGAGGAATCCGTGCTGCTTTAAACATGCACATCAGGTCATATTTACTCAGACATGAGCTATTAGTTATTAATATCCACTGCAGGATTATGACTCAGCTAAGGAAGGTAAAACAGGGGCTGCTCGAATATTTTAACACTTTAAGGAAAACTCTAATGGTGACAATGAAGATTTACTTTTGGTGACTGAAAATCTAATAATAGTCAGCTGTAGCACGCGTGTGTTTAGTGTATATTCACTCATGTACAGTGCTAGTGACATATAATGGGAGTCTGGTTTTGcagatatatatacatatttttacaGCAAGCCAAATATCAATCAAAAGagagatataaaataataaacacctcTTACCTGCTTTCTGATGGCATGAGCAAGCCGTGCATTTGAGAGTTACTCGGTGAGGAGGTGCTCTTGTCCAACAGCTTCAGTGTGTTTAAATGGAGGAGGGTTGATCTACTGTGATTATGCAGTCCGGGGACTAACCACACACATATTCACTATGATCCACCCGTGAAAACTATCATCCATTAAATACAGATCGGTCGATATCAGTCAATCAATCAGTACATAAACCCGATGTAAGGTGAATATCAGTTATATAGATGTTGATGTCTCTCAGACAGTCACTGGTTATACACAAAGTGCCCTATCTGCTGTGTTTAAATCTAACTTTATTGAGTCCCAGTTTCAGACGAATATAAATTAACACCTTCAACCTGGTCCACCTAAACACTAAACATCATacacgtgttttttttctttctttctttttgtttttttgttttttatcagaCACACCAACAGGTTAATACAGAAAATACAACACAGCTCGTGCCTGGTGACTGTGCGTTTCCCATTAACATAAGATAAACTCAATATTGTAAACACTGTATTTcacttttgaggaaaaaataaaccctTACATATTCCACTTAACTGATCGCCTCGAAATCAGCTTGCGTGACAGCTACATTTCTCTGCAGCtgaaatgacagtaaaaacTTCCGGGTTCTGCGTCTGACGTAGTCGTGACGTACATGCTGCGTAAACGGATTTGACAATAAGAtcaaaataaaccttttttttgcacctgtcactgtatattatacatttcGTTTTCTTAGAAATGTATCCACTGTTTTATATATGTCAGCATTTGAGACTGACATTTGTTATTTTCAAAAAGAATTGCGTTTGAGCggaaatgtttctttttgtacAGGCGCCTGCGAGTAGCACCAACATGGGTCCTTCATTTCAAACGTCGCTGAAAACTCCATGCTGCGAAAGTTGTCAGactgtttattaatatatgtgTTTGCGTTTTTATTAAACGCAATAGACAATCGAGCTCAAGATGAGCTCAGGTGAGTATTTGACTGAAGTCTACTAAcagacttattattattatattttttttttaagtttaataccTCCATCATAGctgtctcatatatatatatatatatatatatatatatatatatatatatatatatataatatttatttatttatatatgatcATAACTTTCATGTTACACTTTGAAATATCATCATAATCTAACCTGCTTAATCCGTTTTTCTTAAACAGAGACGTGTCCGTTTTGTGGGAAATCGTACAAAAGACTCAATTCTCATCTCCCTCATTGCAAAATGTCCCCTGGTTCAAAGACTGGCAAACTCACTAACAAAACTACAGAGATGCAGACTACaacttttaaacacacaagtCATATGGATAAGACAAACAAAGCAAATATTACCAGTAAGATAAATAGCCCAATATTTCAAGGAAACTCAAAATCCAAACCCAAAGAAAAGTTAAGAATAGATAAGGAACTTTTAGCAAACACCAACACACTCACAAGCACTGCACCTAAAGTCCCATCAACCAGTGGAATGAACACAGACACTGTAAAGGCCAAAACCAAGTGGCTTGCAAAAAGAGAGCAAGAGGTGCTGAAACAAGCTAAACTGCAAACACAGACGAGAATCAAATTCACTTCAGTTCTTGAAAAGCATAACAATGAAACACAAAAGAAGGCAGTAAAAGACACACTGTtattagaaaaagaaacaaaaatgtatacaaatagCATTTTGTCCTCTCAATTAACCAACAATAAGATTAACTGCACTACCACAGATTCTTCACGAACAGTATCCGAGGCCACAGTCTCTCAGATTAAGCAAAATATGCCAAAGTGCAcagaaaatgttaatatatCAGAGCCTCTGACTAAAGAATGTACTTTGGGTTCAAGAGTGAAACAGCAAGGTGTGTCTGTATTTCAAACAAAGACTTGTGTGTGGGACCACATTAAACATGGACTTTATAAAAGTAGATATGATGGTGCTACACTGTTATTTCCCATTGTTTCAGCACACGTGTCTTTTACTAAGTGTGTAAACACTTCAGAGTCTGAACTCGAGCCTCATACAGGGAATTATCAAAATACCATTATGAAAACAGTACAATTTCCGATGTTTCAAACCTCAGTCAAAAGGCCAGTCGAAAACGTCCTCAGCTCACGATTTCAAAACACGCCTGTTATTGCATACTCACCTGAGATGGCAACAGGTTACGGTGGAACATGTTTCATCTCGTCTCATTCAGAAATCTCGAATGCGAATTTATTGATGAAGTGCCAAACATCCAAACCTTCAGCACAGAGGCAAGGTAGAGTATCCTCTTACGGAGAGAGTTTAATCTATTACAGTATAATATTCTACTGGTATGATATACAACAAAACACTGCCTTTCTGGaaatacgaaaaaaaaaacacgactggaatgttttaaataaataaactacatacacacataacaaTAGCTGGGCTTTCCaacatataattatattaaaaatttg encodes the following:
- the si:dkey-21c1.4 gene encoding uncharacterized protein si:dkey-21c1.4 isoform X3; protein product: MSSETCPFCGKSYKRLNSHLPHCKMSPGSKTGKLTNKTTEMQTTTFKHTSHMDKTNKANITSKINSPIFQGNSKSKPKEKLRIDKELLANTNTLTSTAPKVPSTSGMNTDTVKAKTKWLAKREQEVLKQAKLQTQTRIKFTSVLEKHNNETQKKAVKDTLLLEKETKMYTNSILSSQLTNNKINCTTTDSSRTVSEATVSQIKQNMPKCTENVNISEPLTKECTLGSRVKQQGVSVFQTKTCVWDHIKHGLYKSRYDGATLLFPIVSAHVSFTKCVNTSESELEPHTGNYQNTIMKTVQFPMFQTSVKRPVENVLSSRFQNTPVIAYSPEMATGYGGTCFISSHSEISNANLLMKCQTSKPSAQRQGWQWYYRKYIDVRKGGIGGIAMLIGGYCTLSYIWHYPHIKKHRWKKYH
- the si:dkey-21c1.1 gene encoding uncharacterized protein si:dkey-21c1.1, which produces MHGLLMPSESRKRRHSCDAAEEQILPQAKRYPGHPFFSELSHDVWDCESSSSDSSCISSPEKLAGAGSICQSVEQNGKCEDSCSPSTSGQMGNETAFPLCKADDPYHHINCILREAHFNSLKSRGQPGAT
- the si:dkey-21c1.4 gene encoding uncharacterized protein si:dkey-21c1.4 isoform X2, producing MSSETCPFCGKSYKRLNSHLPHCKMSPGSKTGKLTNKTTEMQTTTFKHTSHMDKTNKANITSKINSPIFQGNSKSKPKEKLRIDKELLANTNTLTSTAPKVPSTSGMNTDTVKAKTKWLAKREQEVLKQAKLQTQTRIKFTSVLEKHNNETQKKAVKDTLLLEKETKMYTNSILSSQLTNNKINCTTTDSSRTVSEATVSQIKQNMPKCTENVNISEPLTKECTLGSRVKQQGVSVFQTKTCVWDHIKHGLYKSRYDGATLLFPIVSAHVSFTKCVNTSESELEPHTGNYQNTIMKTVQFPMFQTSVKRPVENVLSSRFQNTPVIAYSPEMATGYGGTCFISSHSEISNANLLMKCQTSKPSAQRQGPVAELRLEDVKLNELASYLVARTPKTPRDVASMFTKGWQWYYRKYIDVRKGGIGGIAMLIGGYCTLSYIWHYPHIKKHRWKKYH
- the si:dkey-21c1.4 gene encoding uncharacterized protein si:dkey-21c1.4 isoform X1; this encodes MSSETCPFCGKSYKRLNSHLPHCKMSPGSKTGKLTNKTTEMQTTTFKHTSHMDKTNKANITSKINSPIFQGNSKSKPKEKLRIDKELLANTNTLTSTAPKVPSTSGMNTDTVKAKTKWLAKREQEVLKQAKLQTQTRIKFTSVLEKHNNETQKKAVKDTLLLEKETKMYTNSILSSQLTNNKINCTTTDSSRTVSEATVSQIKQNMPKCTENVNISEPLTKECTLGSRVKQQGVSVFQTKTCVWDHIKHGLYKSRYDGATLLFPIVSAHVSFTKCVNTSESELEPHTGNYQNTIMKTVQFPMFQTSVKRPVENVLSSRFQNTPVIAYSPEMATGYGGTCFISSHSEISNANLLMKCQTSKPSAQRQAGPVAELRLEDVKLNELASYLVARTPKTPRDVASMFTKGWQWYYRKYIDVRKGGIGGIAMLIGGYCTLSYIWHYPHIKKHRWKKYH